TTGCTCTCGACAAGGTGGTATAAAACAAATCCTACTACAATCAAAATAATGAAAACGAGGAAAAAATATCTCTTCATAAGTTTTTTTTGATGAGTTCTAGCGTCATCTACATCTTCTTCAAAATTAAGATAACCTTCTCTTTTTTTTAACTCTTCCTTACTTATCCACTCTTCTTCACCGATATTGTTAATTATTTTGATAAACCCATCTTTATTTTTAAAAAAATTCTCTCTCTCTTCCAAAAATAGTTTCTTTCTTATCTCTTCATCATTGGAATTTTTACTGTGTACTTCCTCAATTTCAGCTAATTTTTGTCTATGACTAAAATCTTTTTCAAATTTATTCTGTATTACTTTCCTAAGATCTTCTGACATGTCAAATCCTTACTTTGAGTTAAGCCATTACAGATTCAGATTCAGTTTCAATTTCTATAGCTTCATCAACTTTAGGGGAAAGAATATTATTGATTTCTTCACCTGTAAGAGTTTCTTTTTCTAGTAATTCTTTAGAAAGTTTATGCAATAGATCGATATTATCATTGAGAATTTTTCTAGTTTGTTCTAGAGCATCGAAGATGATTTTCTGAATCGCAAGGTCAATTGTATTTCCAATTTTCTCCGATACGCTGGATGTTCTTGTCAATTGCTTACCTAGAAACGGATCTTCATTTTTAACACCGTAGTGGATCGGACCCACTTCGTCACTCATACCCCATTCACAAACCATTTTTCTAGCTAAATCGGTAGCTCTTTCAATATCATTACTTGCACCGGTTGTAACATCATTAAAAACTAGCTCCTCCGCTACTCTACCACCTAAAAGGTGAAGTAATTTAGACATAATATATTTTTTTGAATAGCTATGTCTATCTTCTATAGGAATATAATGGGTAACTCCCATTGCTCTACCACGAGGTATGATGGTAACTTTATGTACAGGATCACTATCTTCGGTAAATTTAGCAACAAGTACGTGACCAGCTTCATGATATGCAGTAAGTTCTTTTTCACGTTCATTGATAACTGCAGACTTTCTCTCAACTCCCATCATAACCTTATCTTTTGCTTCTTCAATATCGATCATTTCAACCAATTTTCTACCCTGACGAGCGGCAAGTAGTGCAGCTTCATTTACTATATTAGCAAGATCAGCACCACTCATTCCTGGTGTTGATTTCGCCACAACTTCAAAATCTATTCCGTTTTTATTAACTTTAATTTTTTTTGCATGAACTTCAAGTATCTCTTTTCTGGCTTTAACATCAGGTCTGTCTACAACAATTTGTCTATCAAAACGTCCAGGTCTTAACAAAGCAGGATCTAACACATCAGGTCTATTAGTAGCAGCAATTAGAATGATTGTTTCTCTAGTTTCGAAACCGTCCATTTCCACTAGTAATTGGTTTAATGTTTGTTCTCTTTCATCATTTCCACCACCGATACCGGTACCTCTATGTCTACCTACTGCATCAAGTTCATCTATAAAAATAATACATGGTGTTTGCCTTCTTGCCTGCTCAAAAAGATCACGAACTCTGGAAGCTCCAACACCGACAAACATTTCAACAAAATCCGCTCCACTCATGCTAAAGAAAGGAACTCCAGCCTCACCAGCTACGGCTTTTGCAAGTAATGTTTTTCCTGTACCGGGAGATCCAAGTAGAAGTATTCCCTTAGGTATTTTAGCACCAATTTCGATATATCTTCCAGGGCTTTTAAGGAATGAGATGACCTCCTGCAGTTCCTCTTTCGCTTCTTTTGCTCCAGCAACATCAGTAAATTTTATAGGGTTATTTGC
This genomic interval from Candidatus Delongbacteria bacterium contains the following:
- the ftsH gene encoding ATP-dependent zinc metalloprotease FtsH — protein: MDDGKRGPDGKRRDRKPDNNQWKASTKTLLVWAAIVTLALIIMNFMEEGGSVKEFSSINEFNKYLEVIKKIEITNVGTSADISGEFKEPVNFSVNGSSKKFSKFILTYPFVEIEKASEWEEKGIEVKFTKEGIGFSSFLISMIPWILIIALWIYLLRRMQGGNQNGGKGIFNFGKSRARLITEANNPIKFTDVAGAKEAKEELQEVISFLKSPGRYIEIGAKIPKGILLLGSPGTGKTLLAKAVAGEAGVPFFSMSGADFVEMFVGVGASRVRDLFEQARRQTPCIIFIDELDAVGRHRGTGIGGGNDEREQTLNQLLVEMDGFETRETIILIAATNRPDVLDPALLRPGRFDRQIVVDRPDVKARKEILEVHAKKIKVNKNGIDFEVVAKSTPGMSGADLANIVNEAALLAARQGRKLVEMIDIEEAKDKVMMGVERKSAVINEREKELTAYHEAGHVLVAKFTEDSDPVHKVTIIPRGRAMGVTHYIPIEDRHSYSKKYIMSKLLHLLGGRVAEELVFNDVTTGASNDIERATDLARKMVCEWGMSDEVGPIHYGVKNEDPFLGKQLTRTSSVSEKIGNTIDLAIQKIIFDALEQTRKILNDNIDLLHKLSKELLEKETLTGEEINNILSPKVDEAIEIETESESVMA